The Triticum aestivum cultivar Chinese Spring chromosome 7B, IWGSC CS RefSeq v2.1, whole genome shotgun sequence genome window below encodes:
- the LOC123162936 gene encoding peroxidase 1-like: MHEEYEAEVQERRQQEHAVRDGSRQLHDLRHQLLPPCRQAQGLFRSDTTLLTDAAIKEYVQRVAAGKFEDAFFRDFRESMIKMANVGMLTGGGGEIRKKCYVLN; this comes from the coding sequence ATGCATGAGGAGTATGAGGCTGAAGTGCAAGAGCGTCGACAACAAGAGCATGCTGTCAGAGATGGATCCCGACAGCTACATGACCTTCGACACCAGCTACTGCCGCCATGTCGCCAAGCGCAGGGGCTCTTCCGCTCCGACACCACGCTCCTCACGGACGCGGCCATCAAGGAATACGTCCAACGCGTCGCTGCCGGCAAATTCGAGGACGCGTTCTTCAGGGATTTCAGGGAGTCCATGATCAAGATGGCCAACGTCGGCATGCTCACCGGTGGCGGCGGAGAAATCAGGAAGAAATGCTACGTCCTCAACTAG